The following are encoded together in the Vidua macroura isolate BioBank_ID:100142 chromosome 6, ASM2450914v1, whole genome shotgun sequence genome:
- the CHST1 gene encoding carbohydrate sulfotransferase 1: MQCSWKAVLLLALASIAIQYTAIRTFTAKSFHSCPIPNPVNCSLSQDTDVADRLCDENPTFPYNFSRKTHVLILATTRSGSSFVGQLFNQHFDVFYLFEPLYHVQYTLIPKLTQSKSTTDRRVMLGASRDLLRSLYDCDLYFLENYIKPQPVNHTTDRLFRRGASKALCSPPVCESVGAVDLHLEEGDCVKKCGTLNLTLATESCREHGHVAIKTVRVPEVSDLRALVEDPRLNLKVIQLVRDPRGILASRSETFRDTYRLWRIWDGTGRKPYNLDVTQLTTVCEDFWNSVSTGLNRPPWLKGKYMLVRYEDLARNPMKKTEEIYDFLGIPMDSNVERWIQNNTRGDRSSSKHKYGTVRNSAATAEKWRFRLSYEIVAFTQHACQQVLAQLGYKTAGSEEELKNLSISLVEERDFLPFS, translated from the coding sequence ATGCAATGTTCCTGGAAGGCTGTACTCCTCCTAGCCTTGGCATCCATTGCAATCCAGTACACAGCAATTCGGACCTTCACTGCCAAATCCTTCCACAGCTGTCCTATCCCTAATCCTGTGAACTGCAGCCTGAGCCAGGACACTGATGTGGCTGACAGGCTGTGTGATGAGAATCCCACTTTCCCATATAACTTCTCCAGGAAGACTCATGTTCTCATCCTTGCCACCACCCGCAGCGGCTCCTCATTTGTTGGGCAGCTGTTCAACCAGCACTTCGATGTCTTCTATTTATTTGAGCCCCTCTACCACGTCCAGTACACCCTGATCCCAAAGCTGACCCAGAGCAAGAGTACGACAGACAGGCGGGTCATGCTGGGGGCCAGCCGAGACCTGCTGAGGAGCCTGTATGACTGCGACCTCTACTTCCTGGAGAACTATATCAAGCCCCAGCCTGTCAACCACACCACCGACCGCCTCTTCCGCAGGGGAGCCAGCAAGGCCCTATGCTCACCACCTGTATGTGAGTCCGTGGGAGCTGTGGATCTCCACCTGGAGGAAGGAGACTGCGTGAAGAAGTGTGGGACCTTGAACCTGACACTGGCCACTGAGTCCtgcagagagcacggccacgTGGCCATCAAAACCGTCCGGGTGCCCGAGGTCAGTGACCTCCGGGCCCTGGTGGAGGACCCCCGGCTGAACTTGAAGGTCATCCAGCTGGTGCGGGACCCCCGGGGGATCTTGGCATCCCGGAGTGAGACCTTCCGAGACACCTACAGGCTGTGGAGGATCTGGGATGGCACTGGCAGGAAGCCATACAACCTGGACGTGACCCAGCTCACCACAGTGTGCGAGGACTTCTGGAACTCTGTGTCCACCGGCCTCAACCGGCCACCATGGCTCAAGGGCAAGTACATGCTGGTGCGGTATGAAGACCTGGCCAGGAACCCCATGAAAAAGACTGAGGAGATCTACGATTTCCTGGGCATCCCCATGGACAGCAACGTCGAGCGCTGGATACAGAACAACACCCGAGGAGACAGGTCCTCCTCCAAACACAAGTACGGGACGGTGCGCAACTCTGCGGCGACAGCGGAGAAGTGGCGCTTCCGTCTGTCCTACGAGATCGTGGCGTTCACCCAGCACGCCTGCCAAcaggtgctggcacagctcGGCTACAAAACTGCTGGCTCCGAGGAGGAGCTGAAGAACCTCTCCATCAGCCTGGTGGAGGAGAGAGacttcctgcccttctcctaa